Proteins encoded by one window of Scatophagus argus isolate fScaArg1 chromosome 8, fScaArg1.pri, whole genome shotgun sequence:
- the LOC124062831 gene encoding transcriptional regulator QRICH1-like produces MNNSLDGTGSYEELVRQKARSIPQHRMKEFLESLASKGPDALQEFSQQSGDTTTTTTTMVYQQEANCIYTDSTEVAGSLLELACPVQVQVQPQQQQIQESTSQQQSVQQNTEQQIVQVQIQGQQQGQMLGQVLQVPSGSHQQLQGVTTAQLIQPGELTEEQHQQLQAQLVAAVAGGQQIQIQTVGALSPTQQQDSAERRVLGTTVATSQGAGVLQPAKKRKVDMPITVSYALPGQQVATVLAIPQGQGQQQSYVSLRPDLLTVDSSHLYSATGTITSPTGETWTIPVYSAPAGSGGREQVTHIAIPQEAYGTVQVAGTNTTTMTTMPTQVTVENDKLKIPASQSQTAQAVSSITSSGGMGGQEEVVHTLAANTLFPAQLMNGNIHIPVAVQGYSNTTQSLIWDPQQQVLHTQGLSGQEAQQLQGQAVVTEVDGQGQPQVQVQELLLPATLKPEEGLEVWRLWAQRKNAEMDKSDKNKLAPIGRRQALRFQEDLVSCAVAELCMGLSLMTTEARGLEGESYEADVLYYVFLCIQKYLFDNGRVDDVFSDQYYTRFAHSLHQILEPWRPSFHPLGYVIPSHVTEEMLWECKQLGAHSPSTLLTTLMFFNTKYFHLKTVDQHLKVAFSKVLRHTRKSPNNPKDKSTSIRYLKSTERFIGQKVTDDMYSEQLEDPENPLRCPIKLYDFYLFKCPQSAKGRNDTFYLTPEPVVAPNSPIWYSTQPIPKEQLEQMLARILVVREIQEAINMSESVH; encoded by the exons ATGAATAACTCCCTGGATGGTACAGGCTCTTATGAGGAGCTTGTGAGGCAGAAAGCTCGGAGCATCCCTCAACATCGCATGAAGGAGTTCCTGGAGTCCTTGGCCAGTAAGGGTCCAGATGCCCTGCAGGAGTTCAGCCAGCAAAGCGGAGATActacaaccaccaccaccaccatggtGTACCAGCAAGAGGCTAACTGCATctacactgacagcacagaagtGGCAGGGTCGTTGTTGGAACTGGCTTGTCCG GTTCAGGTGCAGgtccagccacagcagcagcagatacaGGAGTCCACGTCTCAGCAGCAGTCTGTGCAACAGAATACAGAGCAACAGATAGTGCAG GTGCAGATCCAGGGTCAACAGCAAGGTCAGATGTTGGGTCAGGTCCTCCAAGTGCCCTCTGGCTCCCACCAACAGCTTCAAGGTGTGACTACTGCACAGCTCATTCAGCCTGGAGAACTCACTGAGGAGCAGCACCAACAG CTTCAAGCCCAGTTGGTGGCAGCTGTTGCTGGAGGACAGCAGATCCAAATCCAGACAGTGGGTGCTCTCTCTCCCACCCAACAGCAGGACAGTGCTGAAAGAAGGGTACTGGGAACTACTGTTGCTACATCACAGGGAGCAGGGGTGCTCCAGCCAGCCAAGAAGCGAAAGGTTGATATGCCCATCACTGTGTCCTATGCCCTGCCTGGTCAGCAAGTAGCCACAGTTCTGGCTATTCCCCAGGGACAGGGCCAGCAACAAAGCTATGTGTCCCTGCGGCCAGACCTCCTAACTGTGGACAGCTCCCACCTTTACAGCGCTACGGGCACTATCACCAGTCCCACAGGGGAGACATGGACAATCCCTGTCTACTCCGCTCCTGCTGGTTCCGGAGGCCGTGAGCAGGTCACACACATTGCCATCCCCCAGGAGGCCTATGGAACAGTGCAGGTTGCGGGGACAAACACTACAACAATGACCACGATGCCAACACAAGTTACTGTTGAAAATGACAAGTTGAAAATCCCTGCCAGTCAAAGTCAGACAGCTCAGGCTGTTTCCAGCATAACAAGCTCTGGAGGAATGGGAGGCCAAGAAGAAGTGGTGCACACGCTGGCTGCAAACACATTGTTCCCTGCCCAACTGATGAATGGAAATATCCACATCCCAGTGGCAGTACAAGGTTACTCAAACACTACGCAGTCACTTATCTGGGACCCACAGCAGCAGGTGCTGCACACACAGGGCCTGTCTGGACAGGAAGCTCAACAGCTCCAG gGTCAGGCAGTGGTAACCGAGGTAGATGGCCAAGGCCAGCCACAAGTGCAGgtccaggagctgctgctgcctgccacTCTGAAGCCAGAGGAGGGACTGGAAGTGTGGCGGCTTTGGGCTCAGCGAAAAAACGCAGAGATGGACAAATCGGACAAAAACAAGCTGGCTCCAATTGGCC GACGCCAAGCACTGCGTTTCCAGGAGGACTTGGTGTCATGTGCAGTAGCGGAGCTCTGCATGGGTCTCTCCTTGATGACAACAGAGGCTCGGGGTCTGGAAGGGGAGTCTTATGAGGCTGATGTTCTCTACTATGTATTTCTGTGCATACAAAAA TATCTGTTTGACAATGGGCGTGTGGATGACGTTTTCTCAGATCAGTACTACACTCGCTTCGCTCACAGTCTGCACCAGATCTTGGAGCCCTGGAGACCATCTTTTCATCCGCTAG GTTATGTTATCCCCAGCCATGTGACAGAGGAGATGCTGTGGGAATGTAAACAGCTGGGAGCTCATTCCCCCTCGACGCTGCTCACAACTCTAATGTTCTTCAACACCAA GTATTTTCACCTGAAGACAGTGGATCAGCATCTAAAAGTGGCTTTTTCTAAGGTGCTGAGACACACCAGGAAGAGTCCCAACAACCCCAAAGACAAGAGCACCAGCATCCGGTACCTGAAGTCAACAGAGAGGTTCATAGGACAGAAAG TCACAGATGACATGTActcagagcagctggaggaccCCGAGAACCCGCTGCGATGCCCCATCAAGCTCTACGATTTCTACCTCTTCAAATG